The following are encoded together in the Salvia hispanica cultivar TCC Black 2014 chromosome 6, UniMelb_Shisp_WGS_1.0, whole genome shotgun sequence genome:
- the LOC125194261 gene encoding chalcone synthase: MVTVEEIRRAQRAEGPATVLAIGTATPPNCVDQSTYPDYYFRITNSEHMTDLKEKFKRMCEKSMIKTRYMHLTEEYLKENPNVTAYMAPSLDARQDIVVVEVPKLGKEAAQKAIKEWGQPKSKITHVVFCTTSGVDMPGADYQLTKLLGLRPSVKRFMMYQQGCFAGGTVLRMAKDLAENNAGARVLVVCSEITAVTFRGPSDAHLDSLVGQALFGDGAAAVIVGSDPIVGVERPLFELVSAAQTILPNSEGAIDGHLREVGLTFHLLKDVPGLISKNIEKSLKEAFAPIGISDWNSIFWIAHPGGPAILDQVEEKLELKPEKMRATRSVLSDYGNMSSACVLFILDEMRKASAKEGLSTTGEGLEWGVLFGFGPGLTVETVVLHSVNIN; the protein is encoded by the exons ATGGTGACCGTGGAAGAGATCCGCCGTGCCCAGCGCGCCGAGGGGCCCGCCACCGTGCTCGCCATCGGAACCGCCACCCCTCCCAATTGCGTCGATCAGAGCACCTATCCGGATTACTACTTCCGCATCACCAACAGCGAGCATATGACCGACCTCAAAGAGAAGTTCAAGCGCATGT GCGAGAAGTCGATGATCAAGACGCGGTACATGCACCTGACGGAGGAGTACCTGAAAGAAAACCCGAACGTGACCGCGTACATGGCGCCGTCCCTGGACGCGCGTCAGGACATCGTGGTGGTCGAGGTCCCGAAGCTAGGCAAGGAAGCCGCCCAGAAGGCCATCAAGGAGTGGGGCCAGcccaaatccaaaatcacCCACGTCGTCTTCTGCACCACCAGCGGCGTCGACATGCCCGGCGCCGACTACCAGCTCACCAAGCTCCTCGGCCTCCGCCCCTCCGTCAAGCGCTTCATGATGTACCAGCAGGGCTGCTTCGCCGGCGGCACCGTCCTCCGCATGGCCAAGGACCTCGCCGAGAACAACGCCGGCGCCAGAGTCCTCGTCGTCTGCTCCGAGATCACCGCCGTCACCTTCCGCGGCCCCAGCGACGCCCACCTCGACAGCCTCGTCGGCCAGGCCCTCTTCGGCGACGGCGCCGCCGCCGTCATCGTCGGCTCCGACCCCATCGTCGGCGTCGAGCGCCCCCTATTCGAGCTGGTCTCCGCCGCCCAGACCATCCTCCCCAACAGCGAGGGGGCCATAGACGGCCACCTCCGCGAAGTAGGCCTAACATTCCACCTACTCAAAGACGTCCCAGGGCTCATCTCGAAAAACATCGAGAAGAGCCTCAAGGAGGCCTTCGCGCCCATAGGGATATCGGACTGGAATTCGATTTTCTGGATAGCGCATCCCGGTGGGCCCGCGATTCTGGACCAGGTGGAGGAGAAGCTGGAGCTGAAGCCGGAGAAGATGAGGGCGACGAGGAGCGTGCTTAGCGACTACGGGAACATGTCGAGCGCGTGCGTGCTTTTCATATTGGACGAGATGAGGAAGGCCTCCGCCAAGGAGGGGCTGAGCACGACCGGGGAAGGGCTTGAGTGGGGGGTGCTCTTCGGGTTTGGGCCGGGCCTCACGGTCGAGACGGTCGTGCTGCACAGCgtcaacattaattaa